DNA from Bradyrhizobium japonicum USDA 6:
CCTTGGTCGGCTCGCCCTGGACGTCGATGAAATGGGCGGCGTGCGTCACCGGCTCGAAGATGATGATGAAGTCGCCCGGCAGTTGCAGCGACATGGTCGCCTTCTCGCCGGCCGGCAGCTCCATGGTATCCAGCGTCACCTCGTTGGCGAGCGTCGCGAAGGACTCCTTGTTGAAGTCGACGCCGGAGCTCCAGAACACCTGCTTGAAATATTCCCACACCGGAAGCGTATCGGGATCGTGCGCTGCGATGCGCCGCACGCGCGGATTCACGGTGAAGGAGACCTCGACCTGATCGTCGACCGACGCCTTGTAGCCGCAGGCGCAGAGCGCGCAGTGATAATCGTCCGGCTTGAGCGCCTTCAGCGTCGAATGGGCGCCCAGCACGCCGCCGCAGCCCGGACAGAGCACGTTCCAGCCGAGATCGAACAGTCCGAGCCGCGCCGAGTGCAGGAAGGTGGAGATCGTGTGCTCTTCGTCGAGGCCATGCTGCCTGGAGAAATCGAGGACATTGACGCGGTTGAGCTCGTGATCCTCGCCGTTCTCGATGAGGTGCGCGATCGCGTCGACCACCTTGGCATCGGCGGTCTGCTTCAGAACGGATAACTGGGCCTGGATGTCGCTCATGGCGGAGGCTCTATCTGGGGTGGATCGCGCCATCGGGCAGACGAATGTCTGTCACCGACGCGTGATGCGGAACAAGGGTGAGTGGTCCGGCTGGGTCGTCACGACGCCGAGAGGGATCACCGGAACCCTGTCGGCAAGCTCGATGCGGAACGCGCCGATCAAGCGGGCCAGCGCCAGCACGGATTCGGCTTGCGCGAACGGCGCGCCGATGCAGACGCGCGGACCCGCGCCGAACGGCAGGTAAGCGAAACGGTCAGGCGCCTCCTTCGACATGAAGCGCTTTGGAATGAAGGCGTTCGGCTGATCCCACAGCTTCTCGTGCCGGTGCAGCAGCCAGGGCGCGATCATGATGATGTCGCCCTTGCCGATCTCGACGCCGGCTGCATTGTCCTTCTCGCGCGCGGCACGCGCGACCAGGAAGGCCGGCGGATAGAGCCGCATGGTCTCCTCGATCACCGCGCGGGTGAACTTCTGGCGATCGATGTCGGCCATGCTGTCGAGATGCTCGCCGTGGGTCTCGGAGGCGACTTCCTCCTGCGTCTCCGGATCGAGCGCGAGCAGATAGAGCGCCCAGAACAGCGCCGTCGCCGTGGTCTCGTGACCCGCCAGGATCATGGTCGCGACCTCGTCGACGAGTTGCGCGTCCGAAAAGCCCTTGCCGGTCTCGGGGTCGCGCGCCGCGTCCATGAGATCGAACAGGTCGCGCGGTGGCGCGCCGTCCTTCTTGCCCATCGTGCGGCGCTCGGCGATCAGCATCGCGACGAACTCGGTCCAGCGCTTGCGGAAGCGGGCGCGGGCAAAATCCATCGGGGTCGGCCAGGACACCGGCAGCAGCATGTCGAGGAAATAGGGCCGCCCGAGCCGCGCGCCGTATTCCATGACGAAGTTGCGCAAGGTCGGGCCGTGACGATCCATGCCGAATGAGAACATCGTGCGCCCGGCGATCTCCAGCGTCATGCGCTGCATCGCCTCGCGCAGATCGACCGGCTCGCTCGTTCGCGCATCGAGCTTTGTGATGGTCTCGTCGAGCACCGCAGTCATATGCGGGACGAGATTTGCAGTCGCACGCGGCGTGAAGGCCGGCGCGAGCGTACGGCGCTGATGCGTCCAGGCGTGGCCTTCCGCGATCAGGAGTCCTTCGCCGAGCACCGGACGCAGCATGCGGATCCCCGCCGGCGTGCGCGTGTAGTTTTCGTAGTTGCTGAGCAGGACATGCCGGATTGCGTCCGGCTGATTCAGGATGAAGCTATTGTGGAGGAAAAAGCGGCCCTTGATGACCTCTTCTTCGTAGGCACGCTGCCCCCAGGTCGCGATCATGTTCTGCTTGAGGACCGCGACCCGGCCGAAAAACGACAGATCGTCGGGCGCACGCGGCGGGGTCGGAGGGATGATGGGCCGACGCACACTGGCGATGTTCATGGCTCTCTCCCGCAGATGTGACCCAAGCCAATAGCTAGTAAGTCAGCTCGGCAATCGCAATCCTGTTCTCGGAGGCGGGCCAGGCGCGCGCCACAATTCGTTCTTCGCCGAACTGGGCCACGATGTTACGCCCGGCCTCCGCGGCCGGGAGCCGCAAGGTTGCTGCCGAATCCGTGGGCACACCCGGCTTGACATCGGCCGGCTCCTTGCCGTCGAGCAGCACCACGTCCCGCGGCAGGCCGAAATAGCCGCGCGGGCGTGACATGATCACGACGGCGCCGGCATCCTTGTCGGCCGGCCCGAGCGGGCGCGCGGCACGCAGATGCACGACATCGGACGAGCGCGCGAAGGGCGAGCGGTAGATATGCGTCGTCGGGGCGTCCGGCGATGTCAGGACGAATTCGAGGAACCAGGAAGGCTCGACCTGGGCCGGACCCCAGCGGCCGTCGGCGCCGGTCTTCGCGCTGTGCACCGCGCCGCCTCTGCGCTCCCCGGTATCGGGGTCGACGCGGAAGACATCGACGGTTGCACCTGCGACCGGGCGATTGGTCGACACGCCGCCTGGCGTACCGGTCACGAGGCCGCTCAACCTCACGCTCTGCTCCGGCACAATCGCGATGCGCGCGGGCTCGCGGCCGGCAATGAACTTGTAGATCTCGCGGAAAGCGCGCGGGTGAAACGCCACTTCGCGATGGTCGAGCGCGCCGAGCACGAGATTGGTGGCGCCCTTCAACTCCGGCCCCTCAACGGTGACACCGGTCGGCGTGCCCGGCTTGCCGATGAAGCGGCCGTCCGCTTGCGCGTACTTGTCCATGCCATCGCTGCGCAGGGTGAGGAAGGCCGTGCCCGGCGTCACCTCGCTCTCGCCCTCATTCAGGCTACGCAGAAATGTGCCACGGCCGTTGAACTCGTTGTTCGGCTGGTCATCGGTCGCGAACACGCCGTGATTGGGTGTGCCGCACAGCACGGCATGGCTGACATCGGCGGCACCGCCGTTCCTGATGACGTTGCGAATGGCGTAGCCGCCGCGCGAGCTGCCGACCAACGCCACGCGGGCCGCCCCGGTGCGGCGTTTCAAGTCGGCGATGGCGGCAGCGAGCTCGCGGCGCTGGTCCTCGGTCGAGGAGCGGTTCGCCTGCTCGACCTTGTCGTCGCTGCGCGCCAGGGGATCGGTGAAATTGATCGCCGCCATGCGATCCCGCGCGACGCCGTTGGATTCCATCCGCCAAAGCGTCGTCATCCAGAGCGCGTCGTAGTCGCCATTGCCGTGGACGAACAGGATCGGGGGCACCTCGGCATTCTGAGTCGTGGGCGCGGTCTGGGCCAGCGCGCCTGTCCGCAAGCTCGCAACCGCGAAAGGCAAGCTGCCTGCCCCCAGCAGGATCGACCGTCGCGACAGCTTCATATGTTTCTCCGGCAAAACCAACTCTTTGTACCGCTTATAGCGGCCTAACCACTGGACAGCGAAGGACTTTCGCAGGCATCACTGAACCTGCCGGAATCACCCGAGACCACTTCTGCCAGCCCATATGGAAGGGGATATGACCGAGCAGCCGAACCGTCAGAAATTCGCCGGCGACGGCATCGCCGCACCGCTGCGGTACACCGTGTTCCGGCGCATCTGGCTCGCCAGCCTGCTCTCCAATCTTGGCCTTTTGATCCAGGGCGTGGGCGCGGCCTGGGCGATGACGCAGATGGCGGCCTCGGCCGACAAGGTGGCGCTGGTGCAGACCGCGCTGATGCTGCCGATCATGCTGATCTCGATGCCGGCCGGCGCCATCGCCGACATGTATGACCGGCGCATCGTGACCTTGATTTCGCTCGCGATCGCGCTGATGGGAGCGACTGCGCTGACGGTGCTGGCCTGGCTCAAGCTGATCACCCCGGAAACGCTGCTCGTGTTCTGCTTCGTGGTGGGCAGCGGCAATGCGCTGTTCGGGCCGGCGTGGCAATCCTCGGTCAGCGAGCAGGTGCCGCCCGAAGCCCTGCCGTCAGCCGTCGCGCTGAACGGCATCAGCTACAATATTGCACGCAGCTTCGGTCCCGCGGTCGGCGGCGTCATCGTCGCCTCGCTTGGCGCGGTGGCCGCCTTTGCCTGCAACGCGATCCTCTATCTGCCGCTGCTGGTGGTGCTGCTGCTCTGGCGGCGCAGCACCGAGCCCTCGCGCCTGCCGCGGGAAAAGCTCAACCGCGCCATGGTCTCGGGCTTCCGCTACATCACCAATTCGCCGCCGATCAAGATCGTGCTGTTGCGCACATTGGTGATGGGCCTGATCGGCGGTGCCATCATGGCGTTGATGCCGCTGATTGCGCGCGATTTGCTGCATGGCGGCGCGCAGACCTACGGCATCATGCTGGGTGCCTTCGGCATGGGCGCCGTCGTCGGCGCGCTCAACATCCATGAATTGCGCAAGCGCATGAGCGGCGAGGCCGCGATCCGCGCCTGCACCATCTCGATGGCATTCGCGATGGCCGCGCTTGCCGTGAGCACGGAGCCGGTGCTGACGGCGGCGGCGCTCGTGCTCGCCGGTGCGGTCTGGATGGCCGCTGTCGCGCTGTTCAACATCGGCGTGCAGCTCTCTGCGCCGCGCTGGGTCGCGGGCCGTTCGCTCGCGGCGTTCCAGGCCTCGATATCCGGCGGCATCGCGATCGGCGCCTGGGGCTGGGGCCATCTCACCGATTATGCCGGCGTCGAGGTCGCGCTGCTGACAGCCGCCAGCCTGATGCTGATCTCGCCGGTGCTCGGCATCTGGCTGGCGATGCCGCGCGTCGGCGCCCGCAACGAGAACGCGGACGTGCTCGCCGATCCCGAAGTCAAACTGTCGCTCACGGCGCGCAGCGGGCCGCTGGTGGTCGAGATCGAATACAGGGTGTCCCAGGAAAACGCGCGCGCCTTCCACAATGTGATGCAGGACGTGCAGCTCTCCCGGCAGCGCAACGGCGCCTATGGCTGGTCGATTGCGCGCGACATCGCCGACCCCGAATTGTGGACCGAGCGCTACCACTGTCCGACCTGGCTCGATTATCTGCGCCAGCGCAACCGCTCGACCCAGTCCGAACGCGCATTGCATCAGCAGGCGATCGATTTCCACATCGGCCCCGATCCGGTGCGTATCCGC
Protein-coding regions in this window:
- a CDS encoding cytochrome P450 — translated: MNIASVRRPIIPPTPPRAPDDLSFFGRVAVLKQNMIATWGQRAYEEEVIKGRFFLHNSFILNQPDAIRHVLLSNYENYTRTPAGIRMLRPVLGEGLLIAEGHAWTHQRRTLAPAFTPRATANLVPHMTAVLDETITKLDARTSEPVDLREAMQRMTLEIAGRTMFSFGMDRHGPTLRNFVMEYGARLGRPYFLDMLLPVSWPTPMDFARARFRKRWTEFVAMLIAERRTMGKKDGAPPRDLFDLMDAARDPETGKGFSDAQLVDEVATMILAGHETTATALFWALYLLALDPETQEEVASETHGEHLDSMADIDRQKFTRAVIEETMRLYPPAFLVARAAREKDNAAGVEIGKGDIIMIAPWLLHRHEKLWDQPNAFIPKRFMSKEAPDRFAYLPFGAGPRVCIGAPFAQAESVLALARLIGAFRIELADRVPVIPLGVVTTQPDHSPLFRITRR
- a CDS encoding MFS transporter; translation: MTEQPNRQKFAGDGIAAPLRYTVFRRIWLASLLSNLGLLIQGVGAAWAMTQMAASADKVALVQTALMLPIMLISMPAGAIADMYDRRIVTLISLAIALMGATALTVLAWLKLITPETLLVFCFVVGSGNALFGPAWQSSVSEQVPPEALPSAVALNGISYNIARSFGPAVGGVIVASLGAVAAFACNAILYLPLLVVLLLWRRSTEPSRLPREKLNRAMVSGFRYITNSPPIKIVLLRTLVMGLIGGAIMALMPLIARDLLHGGAQTYGIMLGAFGMGAVVGALNIHELRKRMSGEAAIRACTISMAFAMAALAVSTEPVLTAAALVLAGAVWMAAVALFNIGVQLSAPRWVAGRSLAAFQASISGGIAIGAWGWGHLTDYAGVEVALLTAASLMLISPVLGIWLAMPRVGARNENADVLADPEVKLSLTARSGPLVVEIEYRVSQENARAFHNVMQDVQLSRQRNGAYGWSIARDIADPELWTERYHCPTWLDYLRQRNRSTQSERALHQQAIDFHIGPDPVRIRRMLERPFGSVRWKEETPDRAGAEVLPVVASAAGSST